The following coding sequences are from one Neurospora crassa OR74A linkage group I, whole genome shotgun sequence window:
- a CDS encoding aromatic ring-opening dioxygenase LigB subunit: MPNPRPRSRPLMIVPVLVAALAILLASSSTARGLFSRVRSETFNKFTTALNNAPITTTTSTSTSPLQAAATANLTSSKMGRPPVYFFSHGGPDVQYNTKHPVYPVLQAIGKEIIQKVKPKAVVVFSAHWQATPSEIHLNNGDGPTDLIYDFYGFPDHFYKATFPATGSPQLAAKIQQLLTKADIQSKGLKRGLDHGVFSGFNVAFPPNTDQAITVPLVQVSLFKSEDPDAHYRLGQAVEELRDEGVVIICTGMTVHNLRDMQFTWGDPRPLPYAVSFDDALKEAVEGDAEGRLDRMREVVKRGDARQAHPWMDHLMPIYVAAGAAGKDKGVQTWTLHEGSFAWAQYRFGDVPEE; the protein is encoded by the exons ATGCCTAATCCGCGGCCCCGTAGCCGACCTCTTATGATCGTTCCTGTTCTTGTTGCCGCCCTGGCGATCCTCCTggcttcctcttcaaccGCTCGCGGCCTATTCTCCCGGGTCCGAAGCGAAACATTCAACAAGTTCACCACAGCTTTGAACAACgcccccatcaccaccaccacctctacTTCCACCTCGCCGCTCCAGGCCGCCGCCACAGCGAACTTGACCTCTTCCAAAATGGGCAGACCCCCTGTGTACTTTTTCTCTCACGGAGGA CCCGACGTCCAATACAACACCAAACACCCCGTCTACCCCGTCCTCCAAGCCATCGGCAAGGAAATCATCCAAAAAGTCAAGCCCAAGGCCGTCGTCGTTTTCTCCGCGCACTGGCAAGCCACCCCCTCCGAGATCCACCTCAACAACGGCGATGGCCCGACAGACCTCATCTACGATTTCTACGGTTTTCCCGACCACTTCTACAAGGCGACTTTCCCTGCTACCGGATCCCCCCAACTAGCCGCCAAGATCCAGCAGCTCCTTACCAAGGCAGACATCCAGTCCAAGGGTCTCAAGCGCGGGCTCGACCACGGCGTCTTCTCGGGCTTCAACGTCGCTTTTCCACCCAACACCGACCAGGCCATCACCGTTCCCTTGGTGCAAGTCTCGCTGTTCAAGTCGGAAGATCCGGACGCGCACTATCGTCTGGGCCAGGCGGTCGAGGAGCTCCGCGATGAGGGCGTGGTGATTATTTGTACCGGCATGACGGTGCACAACCTGCGGGACATGCAGTTTACTTGGGGCGATCCCAGGCCGCTTCCCTACGCGGTCAGCTTCGATGATGCGCTGaaggaggcggtggagggCGATGCGGAGGGCAGGCTGGATCGGATGAGGGAGGTGGTTAAAAGGGGGGACGCCAGACAGGCGCACCCGTGGATGGATCACTTGATGCCCATCTATGTGGCGGCGGGCGCGGCGGGGAAGGATAAGGGTGTGCAAACGTGGACACTGCATGAGGGGAGCTTTGCTTGGGCGCAGTATCGGTTTGGGGATGTGCCTGAGGAGTaa